Proteins encoded in a region of the Stieleria neptunia genome:
- a CDS encoding DUF11 domain-containing protein: protein MVVLVGCQSPTATKGFRLPGTPHLPGIHQSPTPKMNPGGHTPAVPGVSTTSSIQPQQNEIAQVGYFGRLSDRGDDPAGVCQGCIQSTDEGQCQTCAPAYPVMTMGQPYDPQEFLCNGGDTPPAARVMINDRVGGLEPQDAVVHYTTEAGDIAVQASNPVCLYSPRFGAIRQVSGAVAGEKAIGLRGTFQPVGPNGIGLTQPSLVVGETLELAHADVARRVDAMRDRNRGVPVEGIVQPLLAEDALEILATLDAISLNRLDESQIAILKQGAVAAQSWMIRDAVEVMIESMTPPVLTRDAKVEGFVEYDFPDAGRLEIMKVADKHHAQQGEEVSFAIHVRNVGDSAVSNIEIADSLVGRLEYIEDSQNCDRQAEFTTHGNAAGSVRMLWTLAEPLAVGETAKIEFKCRVR, encoded by the coding sequence ATGGTGGTCCTTGTCGGGTGTCAGTCGCCGACGGCGACCAAGGGATTCAGGTTACCGGGAACGCCGCACTTGCCGGGCATCCATCAATCGCCGACGCCGAAGATGAATCCCGGCGGTCACACGCCTGCAGTCCCCGGGGTCTCCACCACTTCATCGATCCAACCGCAGCAAAACGAAATCGCACAGGTCGGCTACTTTGGCCGATTGAGTGATCGCGGCGACGATCCGGCCGGTGTCTGCCAAGGATGCATCCAAAGCACCGACGAAGGGCAATGCCAAACCTGCGCGCCCGCCTATCCCGTCATGACGATGGGCCAGCCGTATGATCCGCAAGAGTTCTTGTGCAACGGCGGTGACACCCCACCGGCAGCCCGCGTGATGATCAATGACCGCGTGGGCGGGTTGGAACCCCAAGATGCCGTGGTGCATTACACGACCGAAGCGGGAGACATCGCGGTCCAGGCCAGCAATCCCGTTTGCCTGTACTCACCCCGCTTTGGCGCGATTCGCCAAGTCAGCGGCGCGGTGGCCGGCGAGAAAGCCATCGGCCTGCGTGGCACCTTTCAACCGGTCGGGCCCAACGGGATTGGGTTGACCCAGCCGAGCTTGGTGGTCGGCGAGACGTTAGAACTGGCTCATGCGGATGTCGCACGACGCGTCGACGCGATGCGTGATCGCAATCGCGGTGTTCCGGTCGAAGGCATCGTGCAACCGCTGCTGGCCGAAGACGCCTTGGAGATTCTGGCGACACTCGATGCGATCTCGCTGAATCGCTTGGATGAATCGCAAATCGCGATCCTGAAACAAGGTGCCGTCGCCGCCCAATCGTGGATGATCCGCGATGCGGTGGAAGTCATGATCGAAAGCATGACGCCGCCGGTGCTGACACGTGATGCCAAGGTTGAAGGGTTCGTCGAATACGATTTCCCGGATGCCGGTCGTCTGGAAATCATGAAGGTGGCCGACAAGCATCATGCACAGCAGGGCGAAGAAGTCAGTTTCGCCATCCATGTGCGGAACGTCGGTGACTCTGCGGTCAGCAACATCGAAATCGCGGACAGCCTGGTCGGACGCTTGGAGTACATCGAAGACTCCCAAAACTGTGATCGCCAAGCCGAGTTCACGACGCACGGCAACGCCGCCGGTTCGGTGCGGATGCTGTGGACGCTCGCCGAGCCGCTGGCCGTCGGCGAAACGGCCAAGATCGAGTTCAAGTGCCGCGTGCGGTAG
- a CDS encoding protein kinase domain-containing protein, translating to MMFPGYQLLSQRGAGKDGVAYLARQASTGNLVQLNDLTAAAANPRRWVRLSRQLQKIALLDHPGSRRLIQIHLDDEPRFVVLGSALSQTLADGLDQPSIQWPQTMGICVSLAEVLMHAHGLGVAHGKLYPSRIGLSDAGEPVIDFTEFLSLGVSSSATHRFDQACVPTSSDAGAVDRAANDIFALGAIVSWLLGVGQIGERGNQMVSGLADGDLAALESLVESMMAEDPLDRPLADEVCHELNARLPPASATRGSTYATAATSESIGTGGEEEGDTIDLKRSAPGPCDPGDLGGRRLGRFQIERRIGSGAWGSVYRAIDLADGATVAVKVLHPEHARCKDVVKRFRDEALILSRIDNPHVAKLLDVNCQDGVHYLAMEFVDGPNLATLLARYGTIDEHHALQILSDIARALVEPHADGVVHRDVKPANVIVQVREPGGAETLGSGDINLVAVTLVDFGLAQDLFNDVAEADGGDNAAPRSVVGTPAYMSPEQCGGEPVGPETDVYAMGATLFHLLVGRPPFLGDNIQKVIDQHQNQPAPRVTDLRAGLSDSLADVIDRTLAKRPVLRHADAEGLLTDVDRLLRGEPVSIEMHPIAPGDHDAAMRFRFEWPLKSAPAALWPHVSNTERLNQAIGLPVVDYSPQVDAEGGVTQSARAERLGMEFEWQEHPFEWIEGKQLAVLRDFQSGPFKWMISMVQLQGSSDGGTHLVHQVMVQPRSVLGRAAAALEVGVKAKRALKRVYHHIDRSLTAKDVDDPFRQPNRLKLARRRRLGILTDRLNTRGLDRRVIERLAHHIEKAPAQELARIRPLAFARQFALSDDSVVETFLAAAHEGLLVLYWDLLCPICRIPSDIKETLRELENHSHCPACNLEFEVDFAHSVELIFRVSPQIREADVKTYCIGGPAHSPHVVAQIRIEAGERFRLDLSLDVGSYHLRGLPCGLAIDFDVGQPGETSRWDVDVDARESSADPESGDPESGAAAMPAPEMKSGHQRLMLTNRSPREQVIRVERRSPRTDVLTAARASTLRSFRQWFPGEILAPGQLVSVGAMALMMVSISDGAQGSEVADAIAGQMFLGLTSEVVARHGGATLPGSADRIRVGFEDPSQAVLAALDLHQALLADGSIKNRLMRVALDHGGSVAVTVQDQIDYLGETSKAVERMFYHARPAELTLSIRAASDPVVASLTNERDLVGQIDSIETDDHEPTLIHRFRLP from the coding sequence ATGATGTTTCCCGGCTATCAACTGCTGTCGCAACGTGGTGCCGGGAAGGATGGCGTCGCTTATCTGGCACGGCAGGCGTCAACGGGAAATCTGGTTCAGCTGAACGATCTGACCGCGGCGGCGGCCAATCCACGCCGTTGGGTTCGGCTCTCTCGGCAGTTGCAAAAAATTGCCCTGCTCGATCATCCCGGCAGCCGACGCTTGATCCAGATCCATCTGGACGATGAACCGCGATTTGTCGTGTTGGGTTCCGCGTTGTCGCAAACGCTTGCCGATGGTCTGGACCAACCATCGATCCAGTGGCCGCAGACGATGGGCATCTGTGTCAGCTTGGCCGAAGTGTTGATGCACGCTCATGGCTTGGGGGTTGCTCACGGCAAGCTCTACCCCAGTCGCATTGGGCTGAGCGATGCCGGCGAACCGGTCATCGACTTCACCGAGTTCCTATCGCTCGGTGTCTCGTCTAGCGCGACACATCGCTTTGATCAAGCGTGTGTGCCGACGTCATCCGATGCGGGGGCTGTCGACCGAGCCGCCAACGACATTTTTGCGCTCGGGGCGATCGTGTCATGGTTGCTCGGCGTTGGGCAAATCGGTGAACGGGGCAACCAAATGGTATCCGGATTGGCCGATGGTGATTTAGCGGCACTGGAGTCACTGGTCGAATCGATGATGGCCGAAGATCCGTTGGATCGCCCCTTGGCCGATGAAGTCTGCCATGAACTCAACGCCCGCCTACCGCCCGCCTCCGCAACGCGTGGATCGACTTATGCTACGGCGGCCACGTCAGAATCGATCGGAACCGGCGGCGAGGAAGAAGGAGACACGATCGATCTGAAACGGTCCGCTCCCGGTCCGTGTGACCCAGGCGACCTGGGGGGACGGCGATTGGGCCGATTTCAAATCGAGCGTCGGATCGGCTCGGGGGCGTGGGGATCGGTGTATCGAGCGATCGACTTGGCCGATGGCGCCACGGTCGCCGTCAAAGTGCTGCATCCGGAACATGCCCGGTGCAAGGATGTGGTCAAGCGATTTCGCGACGAGGCACTAATCCTCTCCCGTATCGACAATCCCCACGTCGCAAAACTGCTGGACGTCAATTGCCAAGACGGCGTGCACTATCTGGCGATGGAATTTGTCGACGGACCCAACTTGGCAACGCTGCTGGCCCGATACGGAACGATTGACGAGCACCACGCGCTGCAAATACTGTCGGATATCGCGCGTGCCTTGGTGGAGCCTCACGCCGACGGGGTGGTCCACCGTGATGTCAAGCCGGCGAACGTGATTGTTCAAGTGCGCGAGCCTGGTGGTGCAGAGACGCTGGGTTCGGGTGACATCAACCTCGTCGCTGTGACGCTTGTCGATTTCGGGCTCGCGCAGGACTTGTTCAACGATGTCGCTGAGGCCGACGGCGGCGATAACGCGGCACCGCGGTCCGTCGTGGGGACGCCCGCCTACATGTCGCCGGAGCAATGTGGTGGGGAACCGGTCGGACCCGAGACCGACGTCTATGCCATGGGGGCGACGCTGTTTCATCTGCTCGTCGGTCGACCTCCGTTTCTCGGCGACAACATTCAGAAGGTCATCGATCAGCATCAAAACCAGCCGGCACCGCGCGTCACGGACCTTCGAGCCGGGCTGTCTGATTCACTCGCTGACGTCATCGATCGGACGCTCGCCAAACGGCCGGTGCTGCGACACGCCGACGCCGAGGGTTTGTTGACCGACGTCGATCGACTCTTGCGAGGCGAACCGGTTTCGATCGAAATGCATCCGATCGCACCAGGGGACCACGACGCCGCGATGCGGTTTCGGTTCGAGTGGCCGCTGAAGTCCGCTCCGGCTGCGCTGTGGCCACACGTCTCCAACACCGAACGGTTGAACCAGGCGATCGGGCTTCCCGTGGTCGACTATTCACCGCAGGTCGACGCGGAAGGCGGTGTCACGCAGTCGGCCCGAGCGGAGCGTCTGGGGATGGAATTCGAGTGGCAGGAGCACCCCTTCGAGTGGATCGAAGGAAAGCAACTGGCCGTCTTGCGTGATTTTCAATCCGGGCCTTTCAAATGGATGATCAGCATGGTCCAGTTGCAGGGTTCATCCGACGGCGGAACGCATCTGGTGCACCAAGTCATGGTCCAGCCGCGCAGCGTGCTCGGCCGCGCCGCTGCCGCGTTGGAGGTCGGTGTCAAAGCCAAACGAGCGCTCAAGCGGGTTTATCACCATATCGATCGTTCGCTCACGGCCAAAGACGTCGACGATCCGTTTCGTCAGCCCAACCGACTAAAGCTGGCCCGCCGACGCCGGCTGGGAATCCTGACCGATCGTCTGAACACGCGAGGTTTGGACCGGCGGGTGATCGAACGATTGGCCCACCACATCGAGAAAGCACCCGCGCAGGAACTGGCGCGGATCCGACCGCTTGCCTTCGCACGGCAGTTCGCCCTGTCGGATGATTCGGTCGTGGAAACCTTTCTCGCCGCGGCGCACGAGGGGTTGTTGGTGTTGTATTGGGATCTCCTTTGTCCGATCTGCCGCATCCCCTCGGACATCAAAGAAACGCTGCGGGAGTTAGAAAACCATAGTCATTGTCCCGCCTGCAACCTCGAGTTCGAAGTCGACTTTGCCCATTCGGTCGAGTTGATTTTTCGCGTCAGTCCCCAGATCCGCGAAGCCGACGTCAAAACGTACTGCATCGGCGGGCCGGCCCATTCACCGCACGTCGTCGCCCAGATTCGGATCGAGGCCGGAGAGCGGTTTCGTCTGGACCTCTCGCTCGACGTGGGAAGCTATCACCTTCGTGGGTTGCCCTGCGGGTTGGCGATCGATTTCGACGTCGGACAGCCCGGTGAAACGTCTCGCTGGGACGTGGACGTTGATGCGCGGGAATCGTCTGCCGATCCGGAGAGCGGGGATCCCGAGAGCGGGGCCGCGGCGATGCCGGCTCCGGAGATGAAGTCCGGTCACCAACGTCTGATGCTGACCAATCGCTCGCCGCGTGAGCAAGTCATCCGTGTCGAACGACGCTCTCCCCGAACGGATGTGTTGACCGCCGCCCGCGCGTCGACGTTGCGTTCGTTCCGTCAATGGTTTCCCGGCGAGATTCTTGCACCCGGCCAGCTTGTTTCAGTCGGCGCGATGGCATTGATGATGGTCTCGATCTCGGACGGGGCACAGGGCAGCGAGGTGGCCGATGCGATCGCCGGTCAAATGTTCTTGGGGCTCACCTCGGAAGTCGTCGCGCGACACGGCGGGGCGACGCTACCGGGATCAGCGGATCGAATTCGCGTCGGATTCGAGGATCCCAGTCAAGCGGTGCTGGCGGCGCTCGATCTGCATCAAGCGTTGCTCGCCGATGGATCGATCAAGAACCGGCTGATGCGTGTGGCACTCGATCATGGAGGATCGGTGGCGGTGACCGTTCAAGACCAAATCGATTATTTAGGCGAAACGTCGAAAGCGGTCGAGCGGATGTTTTATCATGCGCGGCCCGCTGAACTGACGCTGTCGATCCGCGCCGCAAGCGATCCCGTGGTCGCCTCGCTGACCAATGAGCGGGACCTCGTCGGGCAGATCGATTCGATCGAAACGGACGATCATGAACCGACGTTGATCCATCGTTTTCGACTCCCCTAA